In a single window of the Notamacropus eugenii isolate mMacEug1 chromosome 4, mMacEug1.pri_v2, whole genome shotgun sequence genome:
- the GNG14 gene encoding putative guanine nucleotide-binding protein G(I)/G(S)/G(O) subunit gamma-14 isoform X2: protein MDVGNQPMTAYGGEGASSKSLSPIRQMSSKMSSGSDIGQARRAVEQLRMEAGIDRVQVSKAAGELLQYCVEHAKSDPFLMGIPAAVNPFKEKKPCTIL, encoded by the exons ATGGATGTTGGAAATCAGCCCATGACTGCTTATGGAGGGGAAG GAGCCAGCTCCAAGTCCCTCTCACCTATACGGCAGATGTCCAGCAAAATGTCAAGCGGCAGTGACATAGGCCAAGCGCGCCGAGCAGTGGAGCAGCTGCGGATGGAGGCTGGCATTGACCGTGTCCAG GTATCCAAGGCAGCAGGGGAGCTCTTGCAGTACTGTGTGGAACATGCCAAGAGTGACCCATTCCTCATGGGTATCCCAGCTGCTGTCAATCCCTTCAAGGAGAAGAAGCCATGCACCATCCTGTGA
- the GNG14 gene encoding putative guanine nucleotide-binding protein G(I)/G(S)/G(O) subunit gamma-14 isoform X3, producing MSSKMSSGSDIGQARRAVEQLRMEAGIDRVQVSKAAGELLQYCVEHAKSDPFLMGIPAAVNPFKEKKPCTIL from the exons ATGTCCAGCAAAATGTCAAGCGGCAGTGACATAGGCCAAGCGCGCCGAGCAGTGGAGCAGCTGCGGATGGAGGCTGGCATTGACCGTGTCCAG GTATCCAAGGCAGCAGGGGAGCTCTTGCAGTACTGTGTGGAACATGCCAAGAGTGACCCATTCCTCATGGGTATCCCAGCTGCTGTCAATCCCTTCAAGGAGAAGAAGCCATGCACCATCCTGTGA
- the GNG14 gene encoding putative guanine nucleotide-binding protein G(I)/G(S)/G(O) subunit gamma-14 isoform X1 yields the protein MVGLPILGFFWVPALQMELLRCSSSKGSPTPQPLQLLLFPGSDISLPRCPGFKGTGGKEERDSLDPRSPGAGLLLVDEGGHIAPWALTRTRPRQREMSSKMSSGSDIGQARRAVEQLRMEAGIDRVQVSKAAGELLQYCVEHAKSDPFLMGIPAAVNPFKEKKPCTIL from the exons ATGGTTGGACTCCCAATATTAGGTTTCTTCTGGGTTCCTGCCTTACAGATGGAGTTACTAAGATGTTCATCTTCAAAGGGATCTCCCACCCCACAgccactgcagctgctgctgtttCCTGGTAGTGACATTTCACTCCCCAGGTGTCCTGGCTTCAAAGGCactggaggaaaagaagaaagggacagCCTAGACCCTAGGAGTCCAGGGGCTGGGCTATTATTAGTGGATGAGGGAGGCCACATTGCTCCCTGGGCACTAACCAGAACCAGACCTCGACAGAGAGAG ATGTCCAGCAAAATGTCAAGCGGCAGTGACATAGGCCAAGCGCGCCGAGCAGTGGAGCAGCTGCGGATGGAGGCTGGCATTGACCGTGTCCAG GTATCCAAGGCAGCAGGGGAGCTCTTGCAGTACTGTGTGGAACATGCCAAGAGTGACCCATTCCTCATGGGTATCCCAGCTGCTGTCAATCCCTTCAAGGAGAAGAAGCCATGCACCATCCTGTGA
- the DHPS gene encoding deoxyhypusine synthase isoform X1, producing MEGSPEEEGGDRPGPRPPPGAVDAVLRHSSTLPAEAVQVRGYDFNRGLDYGALLRAFATTGFQATSFGRAVQQVNAMIEKKLEPLGGEEEDHTDLNPSRRSVSGCTIFLGYTSNLISSGVRETIRYLVQHNMVDVLVTTAGGIEEDLIKCLAPTYLGEFSLKGKDLRQNGINRIGNLLVPNNNYCKFEDWLMPILDQMVLEQNTEGVKWTPSKMIARLGKEINNPESVYYWAQKNNIPVLSPALTDGSLGDMIFFHSYKNPGLVLDIVEDLRLINAQAIFSKHTGMIILGGGLVKHHIANANLMRNGADYAVYINTAQEFDGSDSGARPDEAVSWGKIRMDAKPVKVYADASLVFPLLVAETFAQKVSAFTPEKNND from the exons ATGGAGGGCTCCccggaggaggagggaggggacaggCCCGGGCCGCGACCGCCCCCGGGAGCTGTGGACGCCGTCCTCAGGCACAGCTCGACGCTGCCCGCGGAGGCCGTCCAGGTACGGGGCTACGACTTCAACCGCGGCCTGGACTATGGCGCTCTCCTACGAGCCTTCGCCACCACCGGCTTCCAGGCCACCAGCTTCGGCCGCGCCGTGCAGCAGGTCAACGCCATG ATTGAGAAGAAGCTGGAACCtcttgggggggaggaggaagaccaCACAGATCTGAACCCAAGCCGTCGGTCAGTGAGTGGCTGCACCATCTTCTTGGGCTACACGTCAAATCTCATCAGCTCTGGTGTCCGAGAGACCATTCGTTACCTGGTGCAACACAATATG GTGGATGTTCTGGTGACAACGGCAGGTGGGATAGAGGAAGACCTGATCAAATGTCTGGCACCCACGTATCTGGGTGAATTTAGCTTGAAGGGGAAGGACCTGAGACAAAATGGCATCAATAG GATTGGAAATCTGCTTGTCCCCAATAACAATTACTGCAAGTTTGAGGATTGGTTGATGCCGATTCTGGACCAGATGGTTTTGGAGCAAAATACAGAG GGGGTGAAATGGACACCATCGAAGATGATTGCAAGGTTAGGCAAAGAGATCAATAATCCGGAGTCCGTGTATTACTGGGCGCAGAAG AACAACATCCCAGTGCTAAGCCCAGCTCTGACAGATGGGTCTCTTGGGGATATGATCTTCTTCCACTCATATAAGAACCCAGGGCTCGTACTGGACATTGTGGAAG ATCTACGACTCATCAATGCTCAGGCCATCTTTTCGAAGCACACAGGCATGATCATCCTCGGGGGAGGCCTGGTAAAACATCACATTGCCAATGCTAACCTCATG AGGAATGGGGCCGATTATGCCGTCTATATCAACACGGCCCAGGAATTTGATGGCTCAGACTCTGGTGCGAGGCCAGATGAAGCTGTGTCCTGGGGCAAAATCCGAATGGATGCAAAGCCAGTTAAG GTCTATGCTGATGCCTCTCTGGTCTTCCCTCTGCTTGTGGCAGAGACTTTTGCCCAGAAAGTCAGCGCCTTCACTCCTGAAAAGAACAATGACTGA
- the DHPS gene encoding deoxyhypusine synthase isoform X2 — MEGSPEEEGGDRPGPRPPPGAVDAVLRHSSTLPAEAVQVRGYDFNRGLDYGALLRAFATTGFQATSFGRAVQQVNAMIEKKLEPLGGEEEDHTDLNPSRRSVSGCTIFLGYTSNLISSGVRETIRYLVQHNMVDVLVTTAGGIEEDLIKCLAPTYLGEFSLKGKDLRQNGINRIGNLLVPNNNYCKFEDWLMPILDQMVLEQNTEGVKWTPSKMIARLGKEINNPESVYYWAQKNNIPVLSPALTDGSLGDMIFFHSYKNPGLVLDIVEDLRLINAQAIFSKHTGMIILGGGLVKHHIANANLMVRLPCQMKLCPGAKSEWMQSQLRSMLMPLWSSLCLWQRLLPRKSAPSLLKRTMTEQLVPTRT, encoded by the exons ATGGAGGGCTCCccggaggaggagggaggggacaggCCCGGGCCGCGACCGCCCCCGGGAGCTGTGGACGCCGTCCTCAGGCACAGCTCGACGCTGCCCGCGGAGGCCGTCCAGGTACGGGGCTACGACTTCAACCGCGGCCTGGACTATGGCGCTCTCCTACGAGCCTTCGCCACCACCGGCTTCCAGGCCACCAGCTTCGGCCGCGCCGTGCAGCAGGTCAACGCCATG ATTGAGAAGAAGCTGGAACCtcttgggggggaggaggaagaccaCACAGATCTGAACCCAAGCCGTCGGTCAGTGAGTGGCTGCACCATCTTCTTGGGCTACACGTCAAATCTCATCAGCTCTGGTGTCCGAGAGACCATTCGTTACCTGGTGCAACACAATATG GTGGATGTTCTGGTGACAACGGCAGGTGGGATAGAGGAAGACCTGATCAAATGTCTGGCACCCACGTATCTGGGTGAATTTAGCTTGAAGGGGAAGGACCTGAGACAAAATGGCATCAATAG GATTGGAAATCTGCTTGTCCCCAATAACAATTACTGCAAGTTTGAGGATTGGTTGATGCCGATTCTGGACCAGATGGTTTTGGAGCAAAATACAGAG GGGGTGAAATGGACACCATCGAAGATGATTGCAAGGTTAGGCAAAGAGATCAATAATCCGGAGTCCGTGTATTACTGGGCGCAGAAG AACAACATCCCAGTGCTAAGCCCAGCTCTGACAGATGGGTCTCTTGGGGATATGATCTTCTTCCACTCATATAAGAACCCAGGGCTCGTACTGGACATTGTGGAAG ATCTACGACTCATCAATGCTCAGGCCATCTTTTCGAAGCACACAGGCATGATCATCCTCGGGGGAGGCCTGGTAAAACATCACATTGCCAATGCTAACCTCATGGTAAGGCTGCCAT GCCAGATGAAGCTGTGTCCTGGGGCAAAATCCGAATGGATGCAAAGCCAGTTAAG GTCTATGCTGATGCCTCTCTGGTCTTCCCTCTGCTTGTGGCAGAGACTTTTGCCCAGAAAGTCAGCGCCTTCACTCCTGAAAAGAACAATGACTGAGCAGCTGGTTCCAACAAGGACCTGA
- the WDR83 gene encoding WD repeat domain-containing protein 83 isoform X3: MSSHPATAPNMAFPEPRPTKPELPRKSVRSLPCRQGAVRAVRFNVDGRYCLTCGSDKSLSLWSPLRGTLLRTYSGHGAEVLDAAGSFDNSRLCSGGSDRAVLFWDVASGQILRKFRGHAGKVNCVQFNEEATVIVSGSIDSSVRCWDCRSRRPDPVQILDEAKDGISSIKLSDHEILAGSVDGRSRRYDLRMGELYADYVGSELGAQGAWEGIAGSTNPHPAPSTGPITCVCFSKDGQCTLISSLDSSLRLLDKDTGELLGEYTGHKNHEYKLDCCLSERDTHVVSASEDGNVYFWDLVEGTLALTLPVSRGVVQSLAFHPTEPCLLTASEGSVQCWREESFVAEDELPA; the protein is encoded by the exons ATGTCTTCTCACCCAG CTACCGCCCCGAACATGGCGTTCCCAGAGCCGAGGCCAACGAAGCCGGAGCTGCCTCGGAAATCGGTGCGGAGCCTGCCCTGCCGCCAGGGAGCCGTGCGGGCTGTGCGGTTCAATG TGGATGGTCGCTACTGCCTGACCTGCGGCAGCGACAAGTCACTGTCCCTGTGGAGCCCCCTGCGGGGGACATTGCTTCGGACCTACAGCGGCCACGGGGCCGAGGTGCTGGATGCTGCAGG CTCCTTTGACAACAGCCGCCTGTGCTCTGGGGGAAGTGACCGCGCCGTTCTGTTTTGGGACGTGGCATCAGGCCAAATTCTTCGAAAATTCCGGGGCCATGCAGGG AAGGTGAACTGTGTGCAGTTCAATGAAGAAGCCACAGTGATTGTGTCTG GCTCCATTGATTCAAGTGTCCGATGCTGGGACTGCCGTTCACGACGACCTGATCCTGTCCAGATCCTAGATGAAGCCAAAGATGGTATATCCAGTATAAAGCTGTCAGACCATGAGATCTTAGCAGG TTCTGTGGATGGACGCTCACGACGCTATGATCTTCGGATGGGAGAGCTGTATGCAGATTATGTGGGAAGTGAGCTTGGGGCACAAGGGGCCTGGGAGGGCATAGCTGGGAGCACTAATCCTCACCCTGCTCCTTCTACAGGTCCCATCACTTGTGTATGCTTTAGCAAAGATGGCCAGTGCACACTCATCTCCAGCCTTGACTCTTCCCTTCGACTCCTGGACAAAGACACAGGGGAGCTGCTAGGAGA gtaCACAGGGCACAAGAATCATGAATACAAGCTGGACTGCTGCCTGAGCGAGCGAGACACCCATGTGGTTAGTGCCTCAGAGGATGGAAATGTCTACTTCTGGGACCTGGTGGAG GGCACTCTGGCTTTAACCCTGCCTGTGAGCCGAGGTGTAGTCCAGTCCCTAGCCTTCCACCCTACTGAGCCCTGCCTGTTGACTGCCTCAGAAGGCAGTGTCCAGTGCTGGAGAGAAGAGTCATTTGTAGCAGAGGATGAGTTGCCAGCTTGA
- the WDR83 gene encoding WD repeat domain-containing protein 83 isoform X2, giving the protein MAFPEPRPTKPELPRKSVRSLPCRQGAVRAVRFNVDGRYCLTCGSDKSLSLWSPLRGTLLRTYSGHGAEVLDAAGSFDNSRLCSGGSDRAVLFWDVASGQILRKFRGHAGKVNCVQFNEEATVIVSGSIDSSVRCWDCRSRRPDPVQILDEAKDGISSIKLSDHEILAGSVDGRSRRYDLRMGELYADYVGSPITCVCFSKDGQCTLISSLDSSLRLLDKDTGELLGEYTGHKNHEYKLDCCLSERDTHVVSASEDGNVYFWDLVEGTLALTLPVSRGVVQSLAFHPTEPCLLTASEGSVQCWREESFVAEDELPA; this is encoded by the exons ATGGCGTTCCCAGAGCCGAGGCCAACGAAGCCGGAGCTGCCTCGGAAATCGGTGCGGAGCCTGCCCTGCCGCCAGGGAGCCGTGCGGGCTGTGCGGTTCAATG TGGATGGTCGCTACTGCCTGACCTGCGGCAGCGACAAGTCACTGTCCCTGTGGAGCCCCCTGCGGGGGACATTGCTTCGGACCTACAGCGGCCACGGGGCCGAGGTGCTGGATGCTGCAGG CTCCTTTGACAACAGCCGCCTGTGCTCTGGGGGAAGTGACCGCGCCGTTCTGTTTTGGGACGTGGCATCAGGCCAAATTCTTCGAAAATTCCGGGGCCATGCAGGG AAGGTGAACTGTGTGCAGTTCAATGAAGAAGCCACAGTGATTGTGTCTG GCTCCATTGATTCAAGTGTCCGATGCTGGGACTGCCGTTCACGACGACCTGATCCTGTCCAGATCCTAGATGAAGCCAAAGATGGTATATCCAGTATAAAGCTGTCAGACCATGAGATCTTAGCAGG TTCTGTGGATGGACGCTCACGACGCTATGATCTTCGGATGGGAGAGCTGTATGCAGATTATGTGGGAA GTCCCATCACTTGTGTATGCTTTAGCAAAGATGGCCAGTGCACACTCATCTCCAGCCTTGACTCTTCCCTTCGACTCCTGGACAAAGACACAGGGGAGCTGCTAGGAGA gtaCACAGGGCACAAGAATCATGAATACAAGCTGGACTGCTGCCTGAGCGAGCGAGACACCCATGTGGTTAGTGCCTCAGAGGATGGAAATGTCTACTTCTGGGACCTGGTGGAG GGCACTCTGGCTTTAACCCTGCCTGTGAGCCGAGGTGTAGTCCAGTCCCTAGCCTTCCACCCTACTGAGCCCTGCCTGTTGACTGCCTCAGAAGGCAGTGTCCAGTGCTGGAGAGAAGAGTCATTTGTAGCAGAGGATGAGTTGCCAGCTTGA
- the WDR83 gene encoding WD repeat domain-containing protein 83 isoform X1: MAFPEPRPTKPELPRKSVRSLPCRQGAVRAVRFNVDGRYCLTCGSDKSLSLWSPLRGTLLRTYSGHGAEVLDAAGSFDNSRLCSGGSDRAVLFWDVASGQILRKFRGHAGKVNCVQFNEEATVIVSGSIDSSVRCWDCRSRRPDPVQILDEAKDGISSIKLSDHEILAGSVDGRSRRYDLRMGELYADYVGSELGAQGAWEGIAGSTNPHPAPSTGPITCVCFSKDGQCTLISSLDSSLRLLDKDTGELLGEYTGHKNHEYKLDCCLSERDTHVVSASEDGNVYFWDLVEGTLALTLPVSRGVVQSLAFHPTEPCLLTASEGSVQCWREESFVAEDELPA, encoded by the exons ATGGCGTTCCCAGAGCCGAGGCCAACGAAGCCGGAGCTGCCTCGGAAATCGGTGCGGAGCCTGCCCTGCCGCCAGGGAGCCGTGCGGGCTGTGCGGTTCAATG TGGATGGTCGCTACTGCCTGACCTGCGGCAGCGACAAGTCACTGTCCCTGTGGAGCCCCCTGCGGGGGACATTGCTTCGGACCTACAGCGGCCACGGGGCCGAGGTGCTGGATGCTGCAGG CTCCTTTGACAACAGCCGCCTGTGCTCTGGGGGAAGTGACCGCGCCGTTCTGTTTTGGGACGTGGCATCAGGCCAAATTCTTCGAAAATTCCGGGGCCATGCAGGG AAGGTGAACTGTGTGCAGTTCAATGAAGAAGCCACAGTGATTGTGTCTG GCTCCATTGATTCAAGTGTCCGATGCTGGGACTGCCGTTCACGACGACCTGATCCTGTCCAGATCCTAGATGAAGCCAAAGATGGTATATCCAGTATAAAGCTGTCAGACCATGAGATCTTAGCAGG TTCTGTGGATGGACGCTCACGACGCTATGATCTTCGGATGGGAGAGCTGTATGCAGATTATGTGGGAAGTGAGCTTGGGGCACAAGGGGCCTGGGAGGGCATAGCTGGGAGCACTAATCCTCACCCTGCTCCTTCTACAGGTCCCATCACTTGTGTATGCTTTAGCAAAGATGGCCAGTGCACACTCATCTCCAGCCTTGACTCTTCCCTTCGACTCCTGGACAAAGACACAGGGGAGCTGCTAGGAGA gtaCACAGGGCACAAGAATCATGAATACAAGCTGGACTGCTGCCTGAGCGAGCGAGACACCCATGTGGTTAGTGCCTCAGAGGATGGAAATGTCTACTTCTGGGACCTGGTGGAG GGCACTCTGGCTTTAACCCTGCCTGTGAGCCGAGGTGTAGTCCAGTCCCTAGCCTTCCACCCTACTGAGCCCTGCCTGTTGACTGCCTCAGAAGGCAGTGTCCAGTGCTGGAGAGAAGAGTCATTTGTAGCAGAGGATGAGTTGCCAGCTTGA
- the WDR83OS gene encoding PAT complex subunit Asterix translates to MSANNMSDPRRPNKVLRYKPPASENNPALEDPTPDYMNLLGMIFSMCGLMLKLKWCAWIAVYCSFISFANSRSSEDTKQMMSSFMLSISAVVMSYLQNPQPMTPPW, encoded by the exons ATGTCCGCTAACAACATGTCGGACCCCCGGCGGCCCAACAAGGTGCTCAG GTACAAGCCACCGGCCTCGGAAAACAATCCGGCCCTGGAGGATCCGACCCCGGACTACATGAACCTGCTGGGAATGATCTTCAGCATGTGTGGCCTCATGCTCAAG TTGAAGTGGTGTGCCTGGATCGCTGTCTACTGTTCCTTCATCAGCTTTGCCAACTCTCGAAGCTCTGAAGATACCAAGCAGATGATGAGCAGCTTCAT GCTCTCCATTTCTGCTGTGGTGATGTCCTACCTCCAGAACCCCCAGCCTATGACACCCCCGTGGTAG